DNA sequence from the Malus domestica chromosome 06, GDT2T_hap1 genome:
ATGGCCACGGATGTTGTTATGCTCTCTCTTAGGACTTAAAGAGGTTTGGACTTGAAGTATTTCGGAGAAGCATTTGGTAGTAAACGAGGGAAGGGCCATCGCTGCAGATGAATTCAACACCTTGCTAGTAAACGAGGACGAGACTGAAAGAAGTCCTGCCTACATTCGGCTAAGTGATCCAGATGGTTTCCTTTTGTCGAATGAATTGATATCGCTTGCATTTGCGGTTGTAGCTCCGTAAGCTAAGTGCAATTCCATGTACCTGCAGCGTCTGGTGGTAGAGTACTAGAGTGGAACACTAGCATTCAAGTAGTTTCATGGCATCATCAAAGCTGAAGGCTTTGTATTTTCTACATAGCAGAGCATCAGAAGAGAGATTCTACTCCTGCACCTATCGTGGTCATAGTCGACGAGAAAATGGTGCAGCAGAGAACCATGGCCGGAACATGCGTCATTCAAGTGATAAGCGACCAGCTGAGCGTATTCAAGAAACTAACATGTTCAAGTTCCCGGCAATGGGCGAGGCATCGCGGAGAAGAATATGTTGAGGTCGATTGAAACATGAGTCGTAAAAGGAAGGCTTGTAACATTTCACATTTGTAATCAAATATCATTGGCAAAGGCTTGTAACAAAGTACCTGTTCTCTTATAACTTAAGAAAAATCTTCAAATGTAAGAAAATCAATGTTCCCCAGACGATGAACGACAACAAACTATAGCCGTTGAATTACAGGTGTATGGAAGAAATAGATTGTTAGCAACTAGTTCTACTTTCGTCATCCACCAGTGCCTTTATTAAGGGAATGATACGTCATGTCTGGAGCAACTTTGAAGACGATGATCAAGAATTTGGCTTTCTTGCATCATTCGTGTGCAACATACTCCTCTGTGTGACGTATAGCATGCAGATCTACAAGAAAATATGTTGAACGGCAAGTTTGCGCCTGAAATCCTAGATGGTCATTTCAACGACTCCAACTCCCTGAATTTAAACATATGAAACATATAGAATTAGAAATTCGAGTCGCACTTTGTGATTTACTTACACATCTTTCATGGTGGTATGAACTATCTATAAATGAACTTGTGTATAGCTTACCAGCGACTACGAGGGTTTTGTTTTCTGCCCAACTTTTGAAATGCGCCTAAGCTCTTGGGTTCCTTTCCTCATCTCTCTGCAAATTGCAAACAAATTAGGAAAATCCTGCAACGAATCCAAATGTGAATTTTAAGTGTCCGAAAAAGTGATACCTTTGGTGCAAATACACTATCAGATAGAAAATTGGGAGCAGCATCAAAGTCAGTATGGAGATAGCCAGGTAGAATACACTTATATGTTtctgcaaaaacaaaacaacgTGACAACATATCCTCTGTGACGCAAAAATCttcaaaaaagaaggaaaaatacaGATATAAAAAATGACAGACAATCCTTGCAAAACTGCAATGGAAAATAAGCCAGAAGATTGAAACTATGGCACAGTTCATTCTTTATAGCAAAATCTACTGCAATAAGAGACTGAGACCTTACCTTTCCTCCTCTAGGAAAAAGCTTCCGTTTCCCCGAGCAAGTATGAGCATGACAAAATTGGTGCAAGAAAAACTCTACCAACAAATCAAAGTGTAAGCACAAGTATAATAAACAATAACCTATCTGAAATTATATCAACAAGAGCAAAAAGAAATACCATTAAGACGGCGGGCTGAAGGACTTTGATTAATCGGAAAACAGCTATTGGCAAGACCCTACATTATAAAAGGGGAAAAGGTAAAAAGGATTAAACAAGGTAATGTACAAGAATCAACAATACAACCAATTATAGTGCCTTAAAGCAACCTCACATAGGTGGTGATTCCGTGCAACAGATGCAGGATTGCATTTGGTTTTGCTCAACTTGGTATTCATCACAGCATCGCAATGCAAAGCTCCGCATAAATCAGCTAAGCACTTGCTGCCACTCTGCattcatcaaatttttttccaaagagagaaaaagaaaacatataagGGAAAGAAAAATCATACATACAATTAAAGATATAATAGAAAAGATAGAGATCAAATAAATTTATAATCATGTATTGATGTATAATGCAAGTATGCTTGAAGCAGACGCAGAATAGCTCTTCGGACTTTGAACAACTCCAGATGCTAACTACCCTTCCCCAGAGTACCAAAGTACAAAATACACATCTTAAGAAAGGAAAGATTATCACTTGGATATTTCTTTATCTGTGTTATACAATGCGATCTTGTACATAAGTTTAAGCCATGTAATTGTTCTTCGGCAATTTTTAAGAAATAGTTTTATGATCTAATTTATTGCATCATGCTACAAGCCTACAACTAAAATGATAACTTTAAATttgcttaattaattttttgaaagCACGTTTATGAAACCCCAACACAACAGGGAACTGATAAACATGGACTAGATGCAAACGCTTTTAAAAGAAAAGTTCTTTCATTTGCAGATAAGCTGAATAGAGATAATTTGAGGTTTATCAACtagaagaacaaaatataaatataacagAGGATAACAAATGCGAAGAGGGCCAGCTGAAAATGAAATTACTTCTTGCACTATTTGGACAAGTGTTCCTAATTCCTAACATATTAAAGCAAGGAAATACAGTCCACATACTACATTCAGAAGATTGTAGTGTCTGTTGTCAAAATGTTGATCAAGAAACATTTCAGCACGGAAGCTTTTCTTACAGTATCCGCACTGCCATTCGTTTATATCCAAATGAATCTTGTGCTCTTCCTGATCTCTAAATAGATCATTGTCGGGATGAAGTCGACAGTTACTTGGAATCTCATAGTGCTCATGTtccacaaatggcatcaaatactacaaaacacaaattaGAAGTAGCCTTAAGTAGACTATTATGCATGACACAATTTTGTAATAGCACTCAACGTTTTGCCCATACCTTCTCAATAATTTGCCAAGCTGCCCTGCTTCTTTCTCTGGAACAGTGCACTTCATGAGCATGCTCTTGCCCTTGTTCAAGAGTTCTAACATATAGAAACACGTACCAAGTATATAACGcgaaccaaaagaaagaaatactaCATTCCCAGTTGGATATGAAAAATTGCCAAATTAATCTAAAGATTAAAGCCGTATTACCTTGAAGATTCAGATTTTTCAAAATCCTGGATCAAAGGATGAAGAAAATAACATTAGCTTGGAAGGTCCAAGaacaaaatacataattaaattCACAAAAGAAGTAAAATTGAGCATCATATGCACAATTTACGATATGATTCCAATACCACAAGGCATAATTTATTTTGACACAACGATATTTTAAACTATTCTAATCCACAAGGTGGAGGATTCAAACTTGGGTGTGGGGTGAAAAGACAAACTGGCCTCACACGACCATTCAAAAGTCGAGACGTTTTGAAACTAATTCAAGGTAAATTCAAGTTTAGGTGAAGCTCTAAAACCGCTTCTGATCAAAACCTTTGCGTTTATTGTTGAATTTTGAACGTTTTAATCTAAATAGAAACACAATTCGTATATCTTGCTACTCTGCGTAAAGTTCTCACCATCAAAAACCAAACCTTGATCGGATAAAAATTATTACTTTACAAAACCCACAATCCAATACAGAAAATCGAAGCTTCCCAGCAAAACCCAACATCCGAACAAGTAAAAAAATGGATCatatgcatacatatatataaagataTTGAAGTACCTGGTTTGTCTGCGTAAGGGAGGAGACTTGGAGTACGCTGAAGGATAAGAAGAGAAGGATTGAAACAAACAGGTTGGTTTTCTTCATCTCTTTCAGAAACGAAAGAGTTCGATTGATGAGCTTTTTTCTGGGCAAAAGCTAAAACTGAGAAAGCTTCGGGTCGGGGCGGGGGGGGGGTGTGAAGCTGAATGAGAATATGGGTCGGTTTGTTTTTCTATTCTGCTCAAGAATGACGCGTTTTGAGGAAAATTTATGCAAAATAGCTCTCAAAAAACAAGTAAACTTTTAATAAAAGGAATtacattttaattgtttttcttcTAAGAATATGCTAACTAGTTAATCAGTACTACGGTCAAGtattattcatcttcacttgtgtGAGGTGAGTCAGCATAATGAGTTAATAGGGACCGTCGAATTTAGTTTGAGTGATCTGAATTTCCTACTCTTTAAGCTCCAGACAGTGAGATCCGGAGAGAATCTCTATCCACATTTTTGTACTATATTTGTGTTTTACCTAATATGCCAAGTAATGTGTACATGTCAcatcaattaataaatttatctCATTCAATGTTGATTATACGAATCATTTATCATTATACCTTAAAGTAGTATAAATACGTATTCCCTCtagcatttctctttttctttttcgtttttttttttttaaacattaaGAAGAATAACATACTTCTGGATTGTGTAGCTGAGTTGGAAATCGATTACCCTCTTGGAATTTTGTACACTTGTAGTTGACCCAACTACGAGAAGTCGTTAGGAGTCAAAGAAGTAGTTTTCACAGCTTGTGGTACTTTGTACCTACAAAactttataaggaaaactaatgaaaatgacttgaaaactttgaattttaatgataaagacaaaataaaggataaagtgaatagtactaggattgactttttagtgtaaaaatgtgatttttcgttaaagtgaacagtaccgggtgtttttcgttaaaattcccaacTTTATAAGCATATTTAAGGACACTGAGAAGCCGGTCAAATGCTTCCTCTGGTGTCACTTTTTTCAGCAGCAGTTTGAGCATGGCCATGAAGTTGAAGGAAAAGGATTAAAACAGAAGGGCAAACCCACAAACAAACTTAGACAAAATTGATGTGAAAAACAGTAATCCCAGTGGTTCACGACGTTATCATATTCCACAACTATCTTAAAAATACACTCGATATAGCAGTACTGTGTGTACACCATAGCGAACCGCTTATCTTTTCTTCTTGCCTCTTTTTTTGGTACTAGTTTCTGGT
Encoded proteins:
- the LOC103424702 gene encoding uncharacterized protein: MKKTNLFVSILLFLSFSVLQVSSLTQTNQDFEKSESSRTLEQGQEHAHEVHCSRERSRAAWQIIEKYLMPFVEHEHYEIPSNCRLHPDNDLFRDQEEHKIHLDINEWQCGYCKKSFRAEMFLDQHFDNRHYNLLNVSGSKCLADLCGALHCDAVMNTKLSKTKCNPASVARNHHLCEGLANSCFPINQSPSARRLNEFFLHQFCHAHTCSGKRKLFPRGGKKHISVFYLAISILTLMLLPIFYLIVYLHQREMRKGTQELRRISKVGQKTKPS